One Oscillospiraceae bacterium DNA window includes the following coding sequences:
- the truA gene encoding tRNA pseudouridine(38-40) synthase TruA, producing the protein MIEYQRVKLIISYDGTPFHGFQRQENAVTVQETLENALRSLFGYEICVGGCSRTDAGVHAEYFATHFDIPASFPAERLFCALNPFLPETIRAYESSCMPEQFNSRFCCRSKTYRYDFVTAHVPSPFYVNRAWQLNFRLDAGKMNKAAGGFTGIHDFKSFMASGSEVSSTVRTVNSASIVETNSGEIQKISFYINADGFLYNMVRIIAGTLVYISEGKLSPDVSEIITAKNRAAAGITAPPYGLYLYKVYYDDVQTKN; encoded by the coding sequence ATGATTGAATATCAAAGAGTTAAACTTATAATATCATATGACGGAACGCCTTTTCACGGCTTTCAGCGGCAGGAAAACGCGGTTACTGTTCAGGAAACGCTCGAAAATGCGCTTCGTTCGCTCTTCGGTTATGAAATCTGTGTCGGAGGATGCTCCCGCACCGATGCCGGAGTACATGCCGAGTATTTCGCGACTCATTTCGATATTCCCGCGTCGTTTCCCGCCGAACGGCTTTTCTGTGCGCTAAATCCGTTTCTGCCTGAAACCATAAGAGCATATGAATCAAGCTGTATGCCGGAACAGTTCAACTCCCGTTTTTGCTGCAGATCCAAAACATACAGATACGATTTTGTGACAGCGCATGTTCCGAGCCCGTTTTATGTCAACCGCGCGTGGCAGCTGAATTTTCGTCTTGACGCCGGAAAAATGAACAAGGCCGCGGGAGGATTTACCGGTATACATGATTTCAAATCATTCATGGCTTCCGGCTCCGAAGTCTCAAGTACTGTCCGCACCGTTAATTCCGCAAGCATAGTAGAGACAAATTCAGGTGAAATACAAAAAATATCTTTTTATATAAATGCCGACGGATTTTTATATAATATGGTACGCATAATAGCCGGTACTCTCGTATATATATCCGAAGGAAAGCTGAGTCCGGATGTTTCGGAGATAATCACGGCGAAGAATCGCGCGGCTGCCGGAATAACCGCACCGCCATATGGTCTATATCTTTACAAGGTGTATTACGATGATGTTCAGACAAAAAACTGA
- a CDS encoding DUF5711 family protein, which translates to MMFRQKTDDYARSNPYYETAKLFRLYKYLTIVVFVAFVLGGLSVVGGDELSEDIRYLFKYMNSSAPELTDGDASVSFEGEGTTVTGIFRGDFAVLKKGTYKLYGFNGELIFSDTVSMTNPAMKTSGRYVLCYDIGGKTLKIYNSFSLIHTETYSYPIISADISDNGTYCVVTSEKGYHAAIYVYDSEFRILYRWLTAEKFAIDAAICESDDSRILVSCARASGGDFSGELIELSTKNDTVKSSTAIEGELPLQISFSGDGSYRVLTSSHFRVYDNNAGTVNEYDLTSNTIDIYRTKGKYTCIAVGKSSIGQERTALIYDAAGTLLYEFDIKSQLYDIAIDSDGGKIYILASEHLYTVYPEAKRFDDMTVSQSFRKLLLPGGSRLALQGESSVKLIMIQ; encoded by the coding sequence ATGATGTTCAGACAAAAAACTGATGATTATGCACGTTCAAATCCGTATTATGAAACAGCAAAGTTGTTCAGACTTTATAAATACTTAACGATCGTCGTTTTTGTGGCGTTTGTTCTCGGCGGATTATCGGTTGTAGGAGGCGATGAGCTTTCGGAAGATATCCGGTATTTATTTAAATATATGAATTCGTCGGCTCCTGAGCTTACCGACGGAGATGCTTCTGTTTCGTTCGAGGGAGAAGGGACGACAGTAACCGGAATATTCCGCGGCGATTTTGCCGTTTTAAAAAAAGGCACATATAAACTTTACGGCTTTAACGGCGAGCTTATATTTTCCGATACCGTTTCAATGACAAATCCCGCGATGAAAACCAGCGGCAGATATGTCTTGTGTTATGATATAGGCGGAAAGACGCTTAAAATATATAATTCTTTTTCTCTGATTCATACGGAAACATATTCATATCCGATTATCAGTGCCGATATAAGTGATAACGGTACATATTGCGTGGTAACGAGCGAAAAGGGCTATCACGCCGCCATTTATGTATATGATTCGGAATTCCGGATTTTATACAGGTGGCTTACCGCCGAAAAGTTCGCAATAGACGCGGCAATATGTGAAAGCGATGACAGCCGCATACTGGTCTCATGCGCACGCGCATCAGGCGGTGATTTTTCGGGAGAGCTAATCGAGCTTTCAACAAAGAATGATACCGTTAAATCCTCGACTGCTATTGAAGGCGAGCTCCCTCTTCAAATTTCATTTTCAGGCGACGGTTCATACCGTGTTTTAACGTCGTCGCATTTCAGAGTATATGATAACAACGCGGGAACAGTCAATGAGTATGATCTCACATCTAATACGATAGATATTTACCGTACTAAGGGAAAATATACCTGCATTGCTGTCGGCAAATCCTCCATCGGTCAGGAGCGAACCGCTCTTATATACGACGCCGCGGGCACTTTACTGTATGAATTTGATATAAAAAGTCAGCTGTATGACATAGCGATAGACTCTGATGGAGGGAAGATATATATTCTCGCTTCAGAGCATCTGTATACGGTATATCCCGAAGCCAAAAGATTTGATGATATGACCGTATCTCAGAGCTTCAGAAAACTTCTTTTACCAGGCGGAAGCCGCCTCGCTCTGCAAGGCGAAAGTTCAGTTAAATTAATAATGATTCAATAG
- a CDS encoding CvpA family protein, translating into MNIVLDILTAAILAIAVFEGYHNGFVKTILRFFGNIACIVLAFVYAPVLGEFIRVQFIGDFFRNKISDRLAQILNTAASNIDVNKLFTDKPTEFMNLLKTFNINFDELNSKLAAYKETAGKSATDFVTGNIADPCSKAVAYVIAFIAIIIVSLLLLKLIIWFCDLIVKLPVLHAADTLLGMITGVLIGLIGVYVFCILVNAIMPYIIGIDNPFFAAFNEDKTLIFKIFSQNNPIERMISVVHTS; encoded by the coding sequence ATGAACATTGTACTCGATATTTTAACGGCGGCAATACTGGCGATCGCCGTTTTTGAGGGGTATCATAACGGATTTGTAAAAACGATACTGCGCTTTTTCGGCAACATAGCCTGTATTGTACTTGCTTTCGTTTATGCTCCGGTTTTGGGCGAATTTATTCGCGTTCAGTTTATCGGCGATTTTTTCCGGAATAAAATTTCCGACAGGCTTGCGCAGATTCTGAATACGGCCGCGTCAAATATTGATGTGAATAAATTGTTTACCGACAAGCCCACGGAATTCATGAATCTGCTCAAGACTTTCAACATAAACTTTGATGAGCTGAATTCAAAGCTTGCCGCATACAAGGAAACCGCTGGAAAGAGTGCGACGGATTTTGTCACGGGAAACATAGCTGATCCCTGTTCAAAAGCAGTAGCGTATGTAATTGCCTTTATTGCGATAATAATTGTCTCGCTTCTGTTGTTGAAGCTTATCATATGGTTCTGCGATTTGATCGTAAAGCTGCCTGTGCTTCATGCCGCAGATACATTGCTTGGTATGATAACGGGAGTTTTAATAGGTCTTATCGGAGTTTATGTGTTTTGTATACTTGTCAACGCAATTATGCCGTATATAATCGGTATCGACAATCCGTTTTTTGCCGCGTTCAATGAAGATAAAACGCTCATTTTTAAAATATTTAGCCAAAACAATCCGATAGAAAGAATGATATCTGTTGTACACACATCTTAA
- a CDS encoding CDP-alcohol phosphatidyltransferase family protein, protein MRYSVRSIFQKKNIPNILSVFRIFLVPLFAALFLTDYPKYITHAGVVFVLAGATDVVDGFLARKNGWITDVGKLIDPLADKLMSMTALACLAIKEKIYSMIVIIVIIKEIVMILGSALILKKRKIYVKSNAFGKAATFSLFLLVIMTMFFTSTPQRIIDIFSGIVIGLMLLAFTIYLTDFIKEDRLRAKICKK, encoded by the coding sequence ATGCGATATTCAGTCCGGTCAATTTTCCAGAAAAAAAACATACCCAATATTCTGTCCGTATTCAGGATATTTCTCGTTCCGTTGTTTGCGGCGCTTTTCCTGACCGATTATCCGAAATATATTACCCATGCAGGAGTGGTGTTCGTACTTGCGGGAGCGACCGATGTAGTCGACGGCTTTCTTGCGAGAAAAAACGGATGGATAACTGATGTGGGCAAGCTGATTGATCCGCTTGCGGACAAACTGATGTCCATGACGGCGCTTGCGTGTCTTGCTATAAAAGAAAAGATTTATTCCATGATCGTTATCATAGTTATAATAAAAGAAATTGTCATGATTCTGGGTTCTGCTCTGATATTGAAAAAAAGAAAGATTTATGTTAAAAGCAATGCTTTTGGAAAAGCCGCAACATTTTCGCTTTTTTTACTTGTCATAATGACAATGTTTTTTACATCAACACCTCAAAGAATCATAGATATATTCAGCGGAATAGTTATCGGGCTAATGCTTCTTGCTTTTACTATATATCTTACCGATTTTATCAAAGAAGACAGGCTGCGAGCAAAAATCTGTAAAAAATAA
- a CDS encoding ATP-dependent Clp protease ATP-binding subunit, producing the protein MLKICIKCKVRPAIIFVNRVDGSKMTTEGYCIKCARELGIKPIDDYIRQLGMTDEDIEQLEDQAQELLNQNSDNIDNDNDDTVGEENETNTPAFDFKKFLTGKAGIVPIGEAMQPRNSDNQSQAPDTAEKPKENTQQSSSDKQTTQKRDRRMLNAYCIDLTQKARDGKLDRIIGREKELDRVIQILSRRTKNNPCLIGEPGVGKTAVAEALAQKIVEGSVPYRLRCKEVFILDLTALVAGTQFRGQFETRVKGLVDEVKRAGNIILMIDEIHTLVSAGNAEGGMNAANILKPALSRGEIQVIGATTLDEYRKYIEKDQALERRFQSVIVKEPTIEQTLEILRGIKKYYETYHGVKVPEDILRRAVELSERYITDRYLPDKAIDLLDEACSKLAVSNPVINRIDELKDEISACIKSRSEAEARTNPDNATYELIATLKTKELRLTDEFSRLSKERDSIVLTENNLAEVIEAWTSIPAANITEHEFEKIVHLSETLYKRIIGQDKAIDAVCRAIKRARSGVSYKRKPVSFIFAGPTGVGKTELVKCLADALFDSVESLIRLDMSEFMEKHAISRIIGSPPGYVGYDEAGQLTEKIRRKPYSVVLFDEIEKAHPDVMNILLQILDDGRISDAHGKEVNFENTVIVMTTNAGTNIKANVSGFTRSAASDDEEKTKKGLNEFLRPEFINRVDEIITFNRLTKENFREIARLRISELEKALGEKGITLDINEELYSYIADHSFSELYGARNLKRFIQTDIEDKIAEAIISSYGHKITRVAVTIQDSAISVTAI; encoded by the coding sequence ATGCTAAAAATCTGTATTAAATGTAAAGTACGTCCCGCTATTATTTTCGTAAACCGCGTCGACGGAAGCAAAATGACTACCGAAGGCTATTGCATTAAATGCGCCAGAGAACTCGGAATCAAACCTATAGACGATTATATACGTCAGCTGGGAATGACCGATGAGGATATAGAACAACTTGAAGATCAGGCTCAGGAATTATTGAATCAGAATTCTGACAATATCGATAACGATAACGATGATACTGTCGGAGAAGAAAATGAAACTAATACGCCGGCCTTTGACTTTAAAAAATTTTTGACCGGAAAAGCGGGAATAGTGCCTATCGGAGAAGCGATGCAGCCCCGCAATTCGGACAATCAGTCACAGGCTCCTGATACTGCGGAAAAGCCCAAAGAAAACACACAGCAGTCTTCATCTGATAAGCAAACAACTCAAAAACGTGACAGAAGAATGCTTAACGCATATTGCATCGATCTGACTCAAAAAGCGCGGGACGGAAAGCTCGACCGCATAATCGGGCGAGAAAAAGAACTTGACAGAGTAATTCAGATTTTAAGCCGAAGGACCAAAAACAACCCTTGCCTGATAGGCGAACCCGGCGTTGGCAAGACAGCTGTCGCCGAAGCGCTTGCGCAAAAAATCGTCGAAGGAAGCGTTCCATACCGTCTACGCTGTAAAGAGGTATTTATTCTTGATCTTACCGCTCTTGTGGCAGGTACACAATTCCGCGGACAGTTTGAAACACGCGTAAAAGGTCTTGTGGATGAGGTCAAACGGGCAGGAAACATCATTCTTATGATCGATGAGATTCACACTCTTGTATCAGCCGGAAATGCAGAAGGCGGCATGAATGCCGCGAATATATTAAAGCCTGCGCTTTCCCGCGGCGAAATACAGGTAATCGGCGCAACGACACTTGATGAATACCGTAAATATATAGAAAAAGACCAGGCGCTTGAAAGAAGATTCCAATCAGTAATTGTAAAAGAGCCTACCATAGAACAAACTTTGGAAATTCTGCGCGGAATAAAAAAATATTATGAAACTTATCACGGAGTAAAGGTTCCGGAAGACATATTACGGCGTGCCGTAGAATTATCGGAGCGTTATATAACGGACAGATATCTTCCCGACAAAGCTATCGACCTGCTGGATGAGGCATGCAGCAAGCTTGCCGTTTCCAATCCGGTTATTAACCGCATCGACGAATTAAAGGATGAAATATCGGCTTGTATAAAAAGTAGGAGTGAGGCCGAAGCGCGCACGAATCCCGACAATGCGACATACGAGCTTATAGCAACGCTGAAAACAAAGGAATTAAGGCTTACGGACGAATTCAGCCGCCTTTCAAAGGAACGCGATTCGATCGTGCTGACTGAAAATAACCTTGCCGAGGTTATAGAGGCATGGACGAGTATTCCCGCCGCAAATATAACCGAACACGAATTCGAAAAGATAGTCCACCTTTCCGAAACGCTTTATAAAAGAATAATAGGTCAGGATAAAGCCATAGATGCTGTGTGCCGTGCCATAAAGCGCGCTCGCAGCGGTGTCTCGTATAAGAGAAAACCCGTGTCGTTCATATTTGCCGGGCCGACCGGCGTAGGAAAAACAGAGCTTGTAAAATGTCTTGCGGATGCGCTTTTTGATTCTGTTGAATCGCTCATACGTCTTGACATGTCCGAATTTATGGAAAAGCATGCCATTTCCAGAATTATAGGGTCGCCTCCCGGATATGTGGGATATGACGAAGCCGGACAGCTCACGGAAAAAATACGCCGGAAACCATATTCAGTTGTTCTGTTTGACGAAATTGAAAAGGCACATCCCGACGTTATGAATATTCTGCTTCAGATTCTTGACGACGGCAGGATATCCGATGCCCATGGCAAAGAAGTTAATTTTGAAAATACAGTAATAGTGATGACGACGAACGCGGGTACGAATATTAAAGCAAATGTATCGGGATTCACCAGGAGTGCTGCTTCAGACGATGAGGAAAAGACGAAAAAGGGACTTAACGAATTTCTGCGTCCGGAATTCATAAACCGGGTTGACGAAATAATCACTTTCAACCGGCTCACGAAAGAAAACTTCCGCGAAATAGCTCGGCTCAGGATAAGCGAGCTTGAAAAAGCTCTTGGAGAAAAAGGCATAACTCTCGATATCAATGAAGAGCTTTACAGCTATATTGCAGATCATTCATTCAGTGAGCTGTATGGTGCCCGTAATCTGAAACGCTTTATACAGACAGACATTGAAGACAAAATAGCCGAAGCGATAATATCCTCCTACGGACACAAGATCACAAGAGTTGCCGTCACAATTCAGGACAGTGCAATCTCTGTGACCGCAATATAA
- a CDS encoding cation transporting ATPase C-terminal domain-containing protein: MNLLDYDFKKLVRILNANLENGLNSKQVEINRHEFCTESTEEKKRKHSRSLPLGHLFDDVMRALFIVLSFISYFADNNSAALTVLAIFTVGLIVFQTVTSAVLRVCDKKTSKYRGDKCRVRRNGKAIVIGIDELVPGDMLIVGYGEILPCDGIIADTNTDGLRVTEFGAGGATVEKLKYSYNIVTSPIETELGRPYNDCLLFADTLITSGEAEIFVCNTGIDIYYGSELVSKANDSENSVDMISDKNTSTIHSRAAFIGSQLSLIWILISLLICALGVFVKIELFNIFWYACAVAVAAGSDYITQISEAVTAVRILSLYNKHCVIKNFAALDLMCDVNCIIVNSPKFFLKKDFYVRSFFVNDCPYSFKDNAHLSYELILGAALTLSKRPENSLFVNGKSVDRALSVVAARLGISKKSVFRDYLKVYSYDYDEITGIAFGLYLNQDSCVLYVRGTPESVLKLCEYMEKDGKTVSMNETAKYRMRSAAKELSDGSELVIAIAKRIFKSAPAEHPSEILRDMSFIGFIGLYTPIRAESAKACNLCAKSDMNVILMTDEQPESSFGLAKSVSIIGENDYQGAMTANEYVGTDRGLFIADLAKYKVFCGLNPSQQRQIVEYHKESGDIVGCVSSGIDGVLPQKESDVSFALQTDICPAVRRGADIILLKPNMEAIPESIKAARNIYKNTKHMLQYMIYIQLTLALITFISLLVEKNTVYSLSAVITLGFLIAIPCALIMGFDEISPRLISRPVGEETRQLKLVSVLSMPLITAVSTAIISECVYRAIILISSQKPLALTCAVITLYASAIFSAISLRADRSIFKYSTRFNPLFLIPAAIGASALLFFITTSIGSKATGMVNPGISLALVSAALGLIPAVISEFIKLVALWIGSPEKENRT; this comes from the coding sequence ATGAATCTGCTTGATTATGATTTTAAAAAGCTTGTCAGGATTCTGAATGCGAATCTTGAAAACGGTCTGAATTCAAAGCAGGTCGAGATCAACCGCCACGAATTCTGTACGGAATCGACAGAAGAAAAAAAAAGAAAGCATTCGCGCAGTCTGCCGCTGGGGCATCTTTTTGACGATGTTATGCGCGCTCTCTTCATCGTGCTTTCATTTATTTCATATTTTGCGGATAATAACTCCGCCGCGCTCACAGTTCTCGCGATATTTACCGTAGGACTTATCGTGTTTCAGACAGTGACTTCAGCGGTTTTACGCGTTTGTGACAAAAAGACATCAAAATACCGCGGCGATAAATGCAGAGTCCGTCGAAATGGAAAGGCAATCGTCATAGGAATTGATGAGCTTGTTCCCGGAGATATGCTTATAGTAGGATACGGTGAAATACTGCCATGTGACGGAATAATAGCGGATACGAATACAGATGGTCTGCGTGTTACAGAATTTGGAGCCGGAGGAGCGACAGTTGAAAAGCTTAAATATTCATACAATATAGTAACCTCTCCTATAGAGACAGAATTAGGAAGACCTTATAATGACTGCCTTTTATTTGCCGACACTCTCATTACAAGCGGTGAAGCGGAGATTTTTGTCTGCAATACCGGGATTGATATATATTACGGTTCTGAGTTGGTATCAAAAGCGAATGACAGTGAAAATTCCGTCGATATGATATCCGATAAGAATACTTCCACAATTCACTCTCGGGCTGCTTTTATCGGAAGCCAGCTTTCATTGATCTGGATTTTAATATCATTACTTATTTGCGCTCTCGGCGTTTTTGTGAAAATCGAGCTTTTTAATATATTTTGGTACGCGTGCGCTGTTGCCGTGGCCGCCGGATCCGATTATATAACGCAGATTTCCGAAGCTGTTACGGCTGTACGAATACTTAGTTTATATAATAAGCATTGCGTAATCAAGAATTTTGCGGCGCTGGACCTGATGTGTGATGTCAACTGTATAATAGTAAATTCTCCCAAGTTTTTCCTTAAGAAAGATTTTTATGTTCGTTCTTTTTTCGTTAACGACTGCCCGTATTCGTTTAAGGACAATGCTCACCTTTCATATGAGCTTATTCTCGGCGCGGCTCTTACACTTTCAAAACGTCCGGAAAACAGCCTGTTTGTAAACGGAAAAAGCGTGGACAGAGCTTTATCGGTTGTTGCCGCACGCCTCGGAATATCAAAAAAATCAGTTTTCCGTGATTATCTCAAGGTATATTCATATGATTATGATGAAATTACCGGTATCGCATTCGGATTATATCTAAATCAGGACAGCTGTGTGCTATATGTGAGAGGCACGCCGGAAAGTGTTTTGAAGTTATGCGAATACATGGAAAAAGACGGTAAGACCGTGTCAATGAATGAGACCGCGAAATACCGTATGCGAAGTGCCGCCAAGGAGCTTTCTGACGGAAGCGAGCTTGTTATCGCCATAGCTAAACGCATATTTAAAAGCGCTCCTGCGGAGCATCCGAGCGAGATATTGCGCGATATGAGCTTTATAGGCTTTATCGGACTTTATACCCCGATACGCGCCGAATCCGCAAAAGCATGCAATCTATGCGCAAAAAGCGATATGAACGTAATACTTATGACGGATGAACAACCAGAAAGCTCGTTCGGATTGGCGAAAAGCGTTTCAATTATTGGTGAAAATGATTATCAGGGAGCAATGACAGCTAACGAATATGTTGGTACGGACCGCGGGCTGTTTATAGCTGATCTTGCGAAATATAAGGTATTTTGCGGATTAAATCCTTCACAGCAGAGACAAATAGTCGAATATCATAAAGAATCCGGAGATATAGTCGGCTGTGTATCCTCAGGAATAGACGGAGTATTGCCGCAGAAGGAATCAGATGTTTCTTTTGCGCTTCAGACAGATATTTGTCCCGCTGTGAGACGCGGCGCTGATATAATTTTATTAAAGCCAAATATGGAGGCCATTCCGGAAAGCATCAAAGCGGCGCGTAACATATATAAGAATACAAAGCATATGCTGCAATACATGATCTATATTCAATTAACGCTTGCGCTTATAACTTTCATTTCTCTCCTTGTTGAAAAAAATACGGTATATTCGCTTTCCGCGGTAATTACGCTTGGCTTTCTTATAGCAATACCGTGTGCGTTGATTATGGGCTTTGATGAAATAAGTCCGCGGCTTATCTCGCGTCCCGTTGGTGAGGAAACAAGACAGCTGAAGCTTGTTTCCGTCCTCTCTATGCCGCTTATCACGGCGGTTTCTACGGCGATAATATCAGAATGCGTATATCGCGCGATAATACTGATATCATCGCAGAAGCCGCTCGCTCTGACATGTGCCGTGATTACGCTTTACGCTTCCGCGATATTCAGTGCGATATCATTGAGGGCGGATCGCAGCATATTCAAATATTCAACTCGCTTCAATCCGTTGTTTTTAATACCTGCTGCGATCGGCGCGTCGGCATTGTTGTTTTTTATAACGACGTCCATTGGTTCAAAAGCAACCGGAATGGTGAATCCGGGAATAAGTCTTGCTCTTGTTTCAGCCGCGCTCGGATTAATTCCGGCTGTTATTTCAGAGTTTATCAAGCTTGTTGCTCTGTGGATCGGATCGCCGGAAAAAGAAAACAGAACGTAA
- a CDS encoding hydroxyacid dehydrogenase, whose amino-acid sequence MKISLLMAKSVREITFSEKAISVLSSLGELTFNQTESTDIETVKKTIKNADIAITAGGNTNLVKEILDEAPELKLVVHAAGTIKPIVSDEIWKRNIRITSSPKALGMGVAETALGFTISASKNFYNLSKNTASGGWYEGREKIIDLFDITIGVIGAGWAGKHYISLIKNFDVDVIVYDPYLSQEKIQSLGARKVELDELLKTSDIVSIHAPSIKETYKMINEHTLSLMKKDAVLINTARGSLIDENALYNHMKAGNLKYACLDVTDPEPPAVNNPLRSLPNVILTPHLAGLVNYGKRKIGIHVCEEIKKYLEDRPMDCEVTEKMLATMA is encoded by the coding sequence ATGAAAATATCGTTATTAATGGCGAAATCAGTAAGAGAAATTACGTTTTCCGAAAAAGCTATATCAGTATTGAGTTCATTGGGAGAACTTACTTTCAATCAGACAGAATCGACGGATATTGAGACAGTAAAAAAAACGATAAAAAACGCCGATATTGCGATAACCGCCGGAGGAAATACAAATCTTGTTAAAGAAATACTCGATGAAGCTCCTGAGCTGAAGCTTGTCGTCCATGCGGCAGGCACAATAAAGCCTATTGTTTCGGATGAAATCTGGAAAAGAAATATAAGAATAACAAGCTCGCCGAAGGCACTTGGCATGGGTGTTGCCGAAACGGCCCTTGGATTTACTATCTCAGCGTCAAAGAATTTTTATAACCTTTCAAAAAACACTGCCTCCGGCGGCTGGTATGAAGGCAGAGAAAAAATCATCGACCTTTTTGATATCACGATAGGAGTAATAGGCGCCGGCTGGGCCGGAAAGCACTACATAAGCCTTATAAAAAACTTCGATGTCGATGTAATTGTATACGACCCATACTTGTCTCAGGAAAAAATCCAATCGCTCGGCGCTCGCAAAGTGGAGCTTGACGAGCTTCTGAAAACAAGCGATATTGTTTCGATCCATGCGCCATCTATTAAAGAAACATATAAAATGATAAATGAACATACGCTTTCTTTAATGAAAAAGGACGCCGTTTTAATCAATACCGCAAGAGGTTCATTAATAGACGAAAATGCTTTATACAATCATATGAAGGCCGGAAATTTAAAATATGCATGCCTTGATGTAACCGATCCGGAGCCGCCGGCGGTCAATAACCCATTGAGAAGCCTGCCGAATGTCATATTAACACCGCATCTTGCCGGACTTGTAAATTACGGAAAACGCAAAATCGGCATACATGTTTGTGAAGAAATTAAAAAATATCTTGAAGACCGGCCGATGGATTGTGAAGTAACGGAAAAAATGCTTGCGACAATGGCATAA
- the speD gene encoding adenosylmethionine decarboxylase, whose amino-acid sequence MSDKLKLYGFNNLTKSLSFNIYDICYAKTAREQQDYIKYINEQYNSERLTSILTKLTEMISATVLNISKQDYEPQGASVAFLIAEESMVKNRSGETVVAHLDKSHVTVHTYPEYHPDNCIATFRVDIDVATCGEITPLSTLDLLIGSFDSDIITMDYRVRGFTRDMSGRKLFMDHKISSIQDYIATETLNKYDAIDMNVYQSNIFHTKMLIKDIILQNYLFNSDVYEIPPKIRLDITNLLRREMIEIFTGQNIYEEEQN is encoded by the coding sequence ATGTCAGACAAACTTAAACTTTATGGATTCAATAATTTAACAAAATCACTCAGCTTTAATATTTATGATATCTGTTATGCAAAAACAGCGCGTGAACAACAGGATTATATTAAATATATCAATGAGCAGTATAATTCCGAACGTCTGACATCAATTCTCACGAAGCTGACAGAAATGATCAGCGCGACAGTTTTAAATATATCAAAACAGGATTACGAGCCGCAGGGAGCAAGCGTCGCCTTCCTTATCGCGGAGGAAAGCATGGTAAAAAATCGCAGCGGCGAGACAGTTGTCGCGCATCTTGACAAAAGCCATGTCACCGTCCACACTTATCCGGAATATCATCCTGATAACTGTATTGCGACGTTCCGGGTGGATATTGATGTCGCGACCTGCGGTGAAATCACCCCTCTTTCCACTCTGGATCTTCTGATCGGGAGCTTTGATTCCGACATCATAACGATGGATTACCGTGTGCGCGGCTTTACGCGCGACATGAGCGGAAGAAAGCTGTTTATGGATCACAAGATATCATCAATCCAGGACTATATAGCCACGGAAACGCTGAATAAATACGACGCAATTGATATGAACGTTTATCAATCAAATATTTTTCATACCAAGATGCTGATCAAGGATATCATTCTGCAGAATTACCTGTTCAATTCTGACGTATATGAGATACCGCCGAAAATCAGACTTGATATAACAAATTTGCTCCGCCGTGAAATGATTGAAATATTTACCGGGCAGAATATATATGAGGAGGAACAGAATTGA